Genomic segment of Edaphobacter bradus:
TCCAGACCGCAGCACGGTGCAGGATGTCTACCGGATTGTGGCGGAGTATCACCTTGCGGAGAGGCTGCCGGCGGAGGTGACGGAGATGCTGCGGCGCGGCCGTGTGCCGGAGACACCAAAGCCCGGTGAGACGATCTTTGCGAGATCGCGATGGAGTGTGCTGCTGGACAGCACCTCGCTGGAGCGCGCTGCGGCGGAGTGTGCCGCGGGACTTGGCTGGAGCATTCAGGTGGATGATACGTGCGATGACTGGAGCGCAAAGAAGGCGGCAGATTATCTGGTCGGCCGCGCGCGCGAGTTGAAGAAGGAGCGCGGGCCGGTGTGCCTGATCTCGACCGGCGAGGTGACGGTCGAGGTTCCGAGCGGCGCGCGTGGAAGAGGCGGGCGTAACCAGCACTTCGCGCTGCTTTGTGCGGATCAGATTCGGGGTGAGTCGATGACGGTGCTGAGCGGCGGCAGCGATGGCATAGACGGCAACAGTCCAGCGGCTGGCGCTGTGGTGGATGGAAGCACAGCTTCGCGTGCAGCTGCGACGGGGTATCCCATAAGCAAGGCGCTGGCGGCGTTCGATAGCTGCTCGCTGCTCTCGATGCTGGGTGATGCGATTATCACGGGGCCGACGGGGAACAATCTGCGCGATCTGCGGATTCTGCTAGCGAAGCGCTAGGCGCGTGAGCGTGGGCCAGTAGGCGAGCAGAGAGACGAGCAGGCCGACGAGGCAGGCGAGCGCGACGCTGTGAAAGAAGACGCGGCGCAGGATGCTGCCCTCGCTGCCGTAGGTCTCGGTGGCAGTGGTGGCGACGACGATGCTCTGCGGTGCGACCATCTTGCCCATGACGCCTCCGGCGGAGTTGGCCGAGGTCATTAGATAGGGCGAGAGACTGAGCTGCTGCGCGGTAAGCTTCTGCAGGCTGCCAAAGAGCACGTTGGATGAGGTGTCGGAGCCGGTGGAGGCGGTGCCGATCCAGCCGATGAGCGTGCCGAAAAAAGGATACAAGACGCCGGTGCGGGCGAAGGCGAGGCCGAGGGTGGCGTCCATGCCGGAGTAGCGCATGATGAAGCCGATCGCCATGAGCGCGGCGACGGTGATGAGGGTGAAGCGGATGACGGTGAGGGTTTCGATGAAGGAGGCGGCGAGATCACGCAGGCTTAGCTTCATCGAAATACCTGCCAGGAGTGCAGCGACGAAGATTCCTGTTCCGGTTGCTGAGAGCAGATTGAGATTGAAGACGGCGGCTTCAAGAGCGGGCTCGGGGACAGCGGGAGGCGTTCGCAGCACCATCTGGTCGAGGCCGTGGACGTGGATGGGGAATGCGCCGAGGTGGTCGAGCCAGGCGGAGAAGTGTGGGATTCCCCAGAGCACGATACATCCCACGAAGATGACCCACGGGAGCGCGGTCCTGATGAGCTGGTTGCGACTGAGAGGCTCGCGGGAGTGGTTTGGAATTTCTTTGAGTGAGGCGTCGAGAATGCGGCGAGGCTTCCAGACGCGAAGGAAGAGGATGAGGGCGATGATGCTGGCGGATGCGGAGAGGATGTCCACGAGCCAGGGGCCGTGGAGCGTCGCGATGAGAACGAGCGAGAGGCCGTAGGTTCCGCCGGCGACGAGGAGGGCGGGCCAGACTTCGAGCATCCTGCGGAATCCCGCGAAGGCACAGATGAGCCAGAAGGGGATGATGAAGCAGAAGGGCGCGATCATGCGGGCGACGACGCGGCCGAGGAGCAGCGTGTCGAGGCCGGTGACGCCGTGCAAAGCGACGATAGGGATCCCGAGGGCTCCGAAGGCCACGGGCGCGGTGTTGGCGAGCAGCGCAAGGCTGGCGGCTTCAAGCGGTCGAAAGCCGAGGCCGATGAGGAGGGTTCCGCAGACCGCGACGGGCGTGCCGAAGCCGGCGGCGCCTTCAAAGAACGCTCCGAAGGAGAAGGCAATGAGCACGAGTTGGAGGCGGCTGTCGGCGGCGACTCCAAGGAGGAACTGCTGGAGGAGAGCAAAGCGACCGGCGCGGGTGACGAGCTGATACATGAAGAGCACGGGGAAGACGATCCAGCAGACGGGGAAGAGTCCGTAAGCCGCGCCGTAGACGGTGGCGAGCAGCGCCATGGAGGCGGGCATCCTGAAGACGAGGAGCGCAATGACCAGCGCGGTTACCATGCCAGCGAGTGCGGCGAGGTGGCCTTTCAGTCGCAGGCCGCCCATCAGGAGGAGCAGGACGATCAGAGGAAGAGCAGACCAGCCGGCGGAGATGAGCCAGTGATGCGCGGGGTCGTAGATCTGCGCCCAGGGCTGGGCCAGTGCGAAGGTTGCCGTATGCGGGGCCAGCGTGAACAGGGGAGCCTGAATAGGAGACCTCGCGCCA
This window contains:
- a CDS encoding glycerate kinase type-2 family protein codes for the protein MGTPREDALDIFDHALRTSRVELAMERRVHFHGAVMEVDGNRFALKEYQRCVVIALGKAAGTMTAALLRLAGREAERFEGVVVSPVEEAVPSRRFRCVRGGHPTPDAGSMMAAKEVLEALVALSEHDLVIFLVSGGGSALVERFLDGETTLETMAATHKVLVESGAPITAINAVRKHLSAVKGGRLAAAAAPAEQLTIFVSDVPAGELDALSSGPTVPDRSTVQDVYRIVAEYHLAERLPAEVTEMLRRGRVPETPKPGETIFARSRWSVLLDSTSLERAAAECAAGLGWSIQVDDTCDDWSAKKAADYLVGRARELKKERGPVCLISTGEVTVEVPSGARGRGGRNQHFALLCADQIRGESMTVLSGGSDGIDGNSPAAGAVVDGSTASRAAATGYPISKALAAFDSCSLLSMLGDAIITGPTGNNLRDLRILLAKR
- a CDS encoding L-lactate permease gives rise to the protein MCWPRQTPPWPTASADSIHKKNYVLNTYFGIYSLSLISDTWQQPFGARSPIQAPLFTLAPHTATFALAQPWAQIYDPAHHWLISAGWSALPLIVLLLLMGGLRLKGHLAALAGMVTALVIALLVFRMPASMALLATVYGAAYGLFPVCWIVFPVLFMYQLVTRAGRFALLQQFLLGVAADSRLQLVLIAFSFGAFFEGAAGFGTPVAVCGTLLIGLGFRPLEAASLALLANTAPVAFGALGIPIVALHGVTGLDTLLLGRVVARMIAPFCFIIPFWLICAFAGFRRMLEVWPALLVAGGTYGLSLVLIATLHGPWLVDILSASASIIALILFLRVWKPRRILDASLKEIPNHSREPLSRNQLIRTALPWVIFVGCIVLWGIPHFSAWLDHLGAFPIHVHGLDQMVLRTPPAVPEPALEAAVFNLNLLSATGTGIFVAALLAGISMKLSLRDLAASFIETLTVIRFTLITVAALMAIGFIMRYSGMDATLGLAFARTGVLYPFFGTLIGWIGTASTGSDTSSNVLFGSLQKLTAQQLSLSPYLMTSANSAGGVMGKMVAPQSIVVATTATETYGSEGSILRRVFFHSVALACLVGLLVSLLAYWPTLTRLALR